One segment of Methylotenera versatilis 79 DNA contains the following:
- the glgX gene encoding glycogen debranching protein GlgX yields the protein MTTLKEGLPYPRGANYNGKGTNFALFSDHATSVTVCLFSADGSSEMERIELKECTNGIWHGYLEGIKPGQRYGYRVDGPWDPMQGQRFNANKLLLDPYARKLHGAIKWDDSLYGYTLSDAPDADLIIDERDSAAFMPKGIVIDCAVLVKAKKPNIRWPKSVIYEAHVRGLTMQHPLIPEDVRGTFAALSDSVLISHLHKIGVTAIELLPIHAFTQDHYLIEKNLANYWGYNNLSYFAPEPAYMGSGELEEIARTVDSLHEAGIEVILDVVYNHTCEGNHLGPTLSWKGIDNLSYYKELPGNPRFYDNLTGCGNALNTSHPKVLQMIMDSLRMWATVYGIDGFRFDLALTLGRDQHGFNRDHALFHAMLQDPVLSQCKLIAEPWDVGPGGFQLGSFPPGFSEWNGDYRDVVREFWTGKESLLSKFSSRFAASSDLFNEQNRRPWSSVNFITAHDGFTLHDLVSYNEKHNEANGEDNNDGANDNRSWNCGVEGETDSVEINALRSQQKRNFLATLFLSQGVPMLLAGDELNNSQSGNNNTYCQNNEIGWVNWDKADDGLVNFVGDLAALRKKYNAISRAEFLTGKLNEHGNSDVTWFNVNGEVMMDDYWNDPNNKSMVVKFAPPHKTAAGKDERSILVFLNASHVAIEAQIPCIDQHHWKPILTSALQTDFVNTQETLQLQPRSVYVFEGELIKK from the coding sequence ATGACAACGTTAAAAGAAGGACTGCCCTACCCGAGAGGTGCAAACTATAATGGAAAGGGTACGAATTTTGCGTTGTTTTCAGACCATGCCACCAGCGTAACGGTTTGTTTGTTCAGTGCAGATGGCAGCTCTGAAATGGAACGGATTGAACTCAAAGAATGTACTAACGGCATTTGGCATGGTTATCTTGAAGGCATCAAGCCGGGTCAGCGTTATGGCTATCGCGTAGACGGGCCGTGGGATCCTATGCAAGGCCAGCGTTTTAATGCCAATAAATTGCTGTTAGACCCTTACGCCAGAAAATTGCACGGCGCGATTAAATGGGATGATTCGCTGTATGGCTATACCTTAAGTGATGCGCCAGATGCAGATTTGATTATAGATGAGCGCGATAGCGCTGCTTTTATGCCAAAAGGCATTGTGATAGATTGTGCTGTTTTAGTAAAAGCCAAAAAGCCCAATATTCGTTGGCCGAAAAGTGTCATTTACGAAGCGCATGTTAGAGGTTTAACCATGCAGCATCCGCTGATTCCTGAGGATGTTCGCGGCACATTCGCGGCTCTGAGCGATTCTGTATTAATCAGCCATCTACATAAAATTGGCGTAACTGCCATTGAGTTGTTGCCTATTCACGCTTTTACACAAGATCACTATTTGATTGAGAAGAATCTAGCCAATTATTGGGGCTATAACAATCTCTCTTATTTTGCCCCAGAGCCAGCTTATATGGGTTCTGGTGAGTTAGAAGAGATTGCGAGAACGGTCGATAGTCTGCATGAAGCGGGCATTGAGGTGATTCTAGATGTGGTTTATAACCACACTTGTGAAGGTAATCACTTAGGCCCAACATTATCTTGGAAAGGCATCGATAACTTAAGTTATTACAAAGAGCTGCCTGGAAACCCACGTTTTTACGATAACTTAACTGGTTGTGGTAACGCATTAAATACATCGCACCCTAAAGTATTGCAGATGATTATGGATAGCTTACGCATGTGGGCAACCGTGTATGGCATCGATGGTTTCAGATTCGACTTGGCGTTAACTTTAGGCCGTGATCAACATGGATTCAATCGTGACCATGCGTTATTTCACGCCATGTTGCAAGACCCTGTATTAAGCCAATGTAAATTGATTGCAGAGCCGTGGGACGTTGGCCCGGGCGGCTTTCAGTTGGGTTCATTCCCACCTGGTTTTTCAGAATGGAATGGCGATTATCGTGATGTGGTGCGCGAATTTTGGACAGGTAAAGAAAGTTTACTGTCAAAATTTTCTAGCCGATTTGCGGCTTCTAGCGATTTGTTCAATGAACAGAATCGCCGGCCTTGGTCTAGCGTTAACTTTATTACCGCGCACGATGGTTTCACGCTGCATGATTTGGTTTCTTACAATGAAAAGCATAATGAAGCGAACGGTGAAGATAATAATGACGGCGCCAATGATAATCGCAGTTGGAATTGTGGTGTAGAAGGCGAAACAGATTCGGTTGAAATTAACGCATTGCGCTCACAGCAAAAAAGAAATTTCTTGGCGACATTATTCTTATCGCAAGGCGTGCCAATGTTATTAGCAGGTGACGAGTTGAATAATTCGCAATCCGGCAATAACAATACTTACTGCCAAAATAACGAAATAGGTTGGGTTAATTGGGATAAAGCAGATGACGGCTTGGTTAATTTTGTCGGCGATTTAGCCGCTTTACGCAAAAAATATAACGCCATTTCTAGAGCTGAGTTTTTGACGGGCAAACTGAATGAGCATGGCAATTCAGACGTCACTTGGTTTAATGTGAACGGCGAAGTGATGATGGATGATTATTGGAATGACCCGAATAATAAGTCGATGGTAGTTAAGTTTGCGCCACCACACAAAACCGCTGCTGGA
- the recQ gene encoding DNA helicase RecQ, whose protein sequence is MTASPAQQRLHEVFGYSSFRGEQQAIVEHMVAGGDALVLMPTGGGKSLCYQLPALLRNGVAIVVSPLIALMQDQVDVLQQLGVKAAFLNSSLSADEARQVTAQLIQGDLDILYVAPERLLLSGFLAQLEQVEIHTGIALFAIDEAHCVSEWGHDFRPEYRKLTALHTRFPNVPRIALTATADAPTRAEIVERLSLENAQQFVSSFDRPNIRYRVTPKHKAREQLEAFLETEHANDAGIVYCLSRRKVEETAAWLQARGWDALPYHAGLDVSIRNQNQRRFLREEGVIMVATIAFGMGIDKPNVRFVAHLDLPKSMESYYQETGRAGRDGLPANAWMTFGVGDVVSMRQMLDSSDASDARKQVERQKLDALLGFCESVSCRHQTLLRYFGEQHAGNCGQCDNCLQPVDTWDATQAAQMALSAVYRTGQRFGVVHLMDVLMGKTNPKITQFSHQTLTVFGVGKDLAQTQWSSVFRQLVASGFLHSDIDSHGGLKLTEAARPVLKGLAEVWLRRDAEIENRKISKAGRSANAKAAYDGLADDPLWLALKAKRLALAHEQAVPPYVIFHDTTLIEILNRRPSSLLEMSQIMGVGRAKLDRYGEDFLDVLMEHT, encoded by the coding sequence ATGACAGCCTCCCCAGCACAGCAGCGCCTGCACGAAGTATTCGGATATTCCAGTTTTAGAGGTGAACAGCAAGCCATTGTTGAACACATGGTCGCTGGCGGCGATGCACTGGTGTTAATGCCCACAGGCGGCGGAAAATCACTGTGTTATCAATTGCCGGCTTTATTGCGTAACGGCGTAGCTATTGTGGTTTCGCCGCTCATCGCGTTGATGCAAGATCAAGTAGATGTTTTGCAACAGTTAGGTGTAAAAGCTGCCTTTTTAAATTCCAGTTTAAGCGCAGATGAAGCGCGCCAAGTCACAGCACAATTGATTCAGGGAGATTTGGATATTCTGTATGTTGCGCCTGAACGGCTGTTATTAAGCGGTTTTTTGGCACAACTGGAACAAGTGGAAATACACACAGGCATTGCGCTATTTGCCATTGATGAAGCGCACTGCGTATCTGAATGGGGGCATGATTTTCGGCCCGAATATCGCAAACTCACCGCGTTGCATACGCGTTTTCCCAATGTGCCGCGTATCGCACTAACCGCCACAGCCGATGCACCGACACGTGCAGAAATCGTTGAGCGATTATCCTTGGAAAATGCGCAACAATTCGTCTCTAGTTTCGACCGCCCGAATATTCGTTATCGCGTCACGCCAAAACATAAAGCGCGTGAACAATTAGAAGCATTTTTAGAAACTGAGCATGCGAACGATGCCGGTATTGTGTACTGTTTGTCGCGTCGAAAAGTAGAAGAAACAGCCGCTTGGTTGCAAGCGCGTGGCTGGGATGCGCTACCTTATCATGCAGGCTTAGATGTGAGTATTCGCAACCAAAACCAGCGCCGTTTTTTACGCGAAGAAGGTGTGATTATGGTGGCGACGATTGCTTTTGGCATGGGGATTGATAAGCCGAATGTGCGTTTTGTGGCGCATTTGGATTTACCTAAAAGCATGGAAAGTTATTATCAAGAAACTGGCCGCGCTGGTCGCGATGGTTTGCCAGCCAATGCCTGGATGACGTTTGGTGTGGGCGATGTGGTGAGCATGCGTCAAATGCTGGATTCAAGCGATGCATCAGACGCGCGCAAACAAGTCGAGCGGCAAAAGTTGGATGCGTTATTGGGCTTTTGCGAATCGGTCAGTTGTCGCCACCAAACCTTATTGCGCTACTTTGGCGAACAACATGCGGGCAATTGTGGACAATGCGATAATTGTTTGCAGCCTGTCGATACATGGGATGCGACACAAGCAGCACAAATGGCGTTGTCAGCGGTGTATCGTACAGGCCAGCGTTTTGGTGTAGTGCATCTAATGGATGTGTTAATGGGTAAAACTAACCCAAAAATAACGCAATTCAGCCATCAAACGTTAACGGTATTTGGTGTGGGCAAAGACCTTGCACAAACACAGTGGAGCAGCGTATTTAGGCAGTTAGTCGCTAGTGGATTTTTGCATAGCGATATTGATTCGCATGGCGGCTTAAAACTCACCGAAGCTGCACGCCCTGTATTAAAAGGTTTGGCGGAAGTATGGTTAAGGCGCGATGCGGAAATTGAAAACCGCAAAATCAGCAAAGCAGGGCGCAGTGCAAATGCTAAAGCGGCTTATGATGGATTAGCTGATGACCCACTTTGGCTGGCGCTAAAAGCCAAGCGTTTAGCGCTGGCGCATGAGCAAGCCGTACCGCCTTATGTTATTTTTCATGACACCACTTTGATTGAGATTTTAAATCGCCGCCCCAGTAGTTTGCTGGAAATGAGTCAAATTATGGGCGTTGGGCGCGCTAAATTAGACCGTTATGGTGAAGATTTTTTAGATGTGTTAATGGAACATACTTAA
- a CDS encoding exonuclease domain-containing protein, with protein sequence MLPAITYLDLETTGATPLHDRITEIALVRFEHGVEVARWQALVNPEQPIPPFIQQLTTINNEMVANAPVFADVADKLLSFLEGSVLAAHNVRFDHGFIKAEFKRIGITFRQKVLCTVKLSRLLYPQHKSHGLDAIMQRHNLTTIARHRAMGDVEVMLAFLESAKLELGEAPIFRAAAQLMSQPTLPSHLDATLLDDMPETPGVYLFYGDNDLPLYIGKSVNIRARVLSHFSSDHASTKEMRISQEIKHIEWLTTAGDFSALLLESKLIKERQPIYNRQLRSERQICSWKLNSDPQAKNLLTLVRESDINPAELGVLFGTFKSKRQAIEALRKIAEAHQLCPRLLGLEPAGNGACFASQIKRCKGVCCGRESAEIHYLRLQQALVAHKLKSWPYAGKIGIREQNAENDKIQLHVFEYWTYLGAIENDADLTEKLQQKVEFKFDLDTYKLLLKAFNHPQTHIVQLTTKIDSQPT encoded by the coding sequence ATGTTGCCAGCCATCACTTATTTAGACCTTGAAACAACAGGCGCAACGCCATTGCACGACCGTATTACGGAAATTGCCTTGGTGCGTTTTGAGCATGGCGTCGAAGTCGCGCGTTGGCAAGCGCTGGTTAATCCTGAACAACCGATTCCGCCATTTATCCAGCAATTGACCACTATTAATAATGAAATGGTCGCAAACGCGCCAGTTTTTGCTGATGTAGCGGATAAACTGCTGAGTTTTTTAGAAGGCTCAGTGTTGGCGGCGCATAACGTGCGTTTCGATCACGGTTTTATCAAAGCGGAATTTAAGCGCATCGGCATTACTTTTCGGCAAAAAGTGCTGTGCACAGTCAAGCTTTCGCGCCTACTTTATCCGCAACACAAAAGTCATGGATTAGATGCGATTATGCAACGGCATAATCTCACCACGATTGCCCGCCATCGCGCGATGGGCGATGTGGAAGTAATGTTGGCATTTTTGGAGTCCGCAAAATTAGAACTGGGCGAAGCGCCGATTTTCCGCGCCGCGGCGCAGTTAATGAGTCAGCCAACATTGCCATCTCATTTAGATGCAACATTGTTGGACGATATGCCCGAAACGCCTGGTGTTTACTTGTTTTATGGCGACAACGATTTGCCACTGTATATCGGTAAGAGCGTGAATATTCGCGCACGCGTGTTATCGCATTTTAGTTCAGATCACGCATCTACGAAAGAAATGCGTATCTCTCAAGAAATCAAGCATATTGAATGGTTAACTACTGCAGGCGACTTTAGTGCTTTGTTGTTGGAATCTAAGTTAATTAAAGAACGTCAGCCAATTTATAATCGCCAATTGCGTAGTGAACGACAAATATGCAGCTGGAAATTAAACTCTGATCCTCAAGCCAAAAATCTATTAACGCTAGTGCGTGAAAGCGATATTAATCCAGCTGAATTGGGTGTGTTATTCGGCACATTTAAAAGTAAACGCCAAGCGATAGAAGCGCTGCGCAAGATAGCCGAAGCGCATCAATTATGTCCACGTTTATTGGGCTTAGAGCCTGCTGGTAACGGTGCGTGTTTTGCCAGTCAAATTAAGCGCTGCAAAGGTGTTTGTTGCGGCCGTGAATCGGCAGAAATACATTATTTGCGCTTACAGCAGGCATTGGTAGCGCACAAACTTAAAAGTTGGCCCTATGCTGGCAAGATTGGTATCCGCGAACAAAATGCAGAAAATGACAAAATACAATTACATGTTTTTGAGTATTGGACTTATCTCGGTGCAATTGAGAATGACGCAGACTTAACAGAAAAATTACAGCAAAAAGTCGAATTTAAATTTGATTTAGATACCTATAAACTACTATTAAAAGCCTTTAATCATCCCCAAACGCATATTGTGCAGTTGACTACAAAAATAGATTCTCAACCTACATAA
- the galE gene encoding UDP-glucose 4-epimerase GalE translates to MAILITGGAGYIGSHTVLQMLEAGHEIVVVDNLSNSSPESLTRVQQITGKTIEFIQADVRHKLAMRAVFEAHSITAVIHFAGLKAVGESAEKPQLYYDNNVTGSLNLLEVMAEFNVKNIVFSSSATVYGDPASVPIKEDFPLSATNPYGRSKLMVEDILRDLHKADDTWRIALLRYFNPIGAHSSGLIGEDPNGIPNNLLPYVAQVAVGRLAKLRVFGDDYATHDGTGVRDYIHVMDLADGHVAALDYLSKNQRMITVNLGTGIGYSVLDVVNAFAKSSAKNIPYEILPRRLGDVAINYADSNVAKELLGWKAKRSLEDMCADTWRWQSSNPNGFKKVG, encoded by the coding sequence ATGGCTATATTAATTACAGGTGGCGCGGGTTATATCGGCTCGCACACCGTTTTGCAAATGTTGGAAGCTGGGCATGAGATTGTGGTGGTCGATAATCTATCGAATAGCTCCCCAGAATCGCTCACCCGCGTGCAGCAAATTACTGGCAAAACCATTGAATTTATTCAAGCGGATGTTCGCCATAAACTAGCGATGCGTGCTGTTTTTGAAGCGCATAGCATTACTGCAGTCATTCATTTTGCGGGGTTAAAAGCCGTAGGTGAATCCGCCGAAAAACCGCAACTTTATTACGATAACAACGTCACTGGTAGTTTGAATCTATTGGAAGTAATGGCGGAATTTAACGTTAAGAATATCGTCTTTAGCTCATCCGCAACCGTTTATGGCGACCCAGCCAGCGTGCCGATTAAAGAAGATTTCCCCTTAAGCGCGACCAATCCGTATGGTCGTTCTAAGTTAATGGTTGAAGATATTCTGCGCGATTTACATAAAGCCGACGACACTTGGCGCATCGCTTTATTACGTTATTTTAATCCGATTGGCGCGCACAGCAGCGGCTTAATCGGTGAAGATCCCAATGGCATTCCCAATAATTTGTTGCCGTATGTGGCGCAAGTGGCGGTTGGGCGTTTAGCCAAATTGCGCGTATTTGGCGATGATTACGCCACGCACGATGGCACTGGAGTACGTGATTATATTCATGTGATGGATTTGGCCGATGGTCATGTGGCTGCGCTGGATTACTTAAGCAAAAATCAACGCATGATTACGGTTAACTTGGGTACTGGCATTGGTTACAGCGTGTTAGATGTGGTGAATGCGTTTGCCAAAAGCAGCGCAAAAAATATTCCGTACGAAATTTTGCCCAGACGTTTGGGCGATGTGGCGATTAATTATGCCGACTCCAACGTCGCAAAAGAATTGCTGGGTTGGAAAGCAAAACGCAGTTTAGAAGATATGTGCGCCGATACTTGGCGCTGGCAATCAAGCAACCCAAATGGGTTTAAAAAAGTTGGCTAA
- a CDS encoding HPP family protein: MHVVELLAILWVAINVTKLTEWIKGFSPEPININYTERLRASIGALIGILITSLATYLIEGNTQTLPYLIAPIGASAVLLFAVPSSPLAQPWSIIGGNISAAIIGVTCALWISNIAIAAALAVGISIAVMFALRCLHPPSGAVALTAVLGGPIIIEQGYGFVLSPVGINSLLLLSVALIFNNATRRAYPHAVKSADSHQTKDIPPEMRFGFTPADLDEVLKQYNQVLDVSRDDLQTLLQQTEMHAYRRRFGEITCADIMSKDVISVEFGTELEQAWALLRKHKIKALPVIDRAKRVIGMITQIDFMESANLEVYEGFEAKLKRFIKATTTVYSEKPEVAGQIMTSPATTANIHMHIIELIPLMTHKDVHHHIPVVDEDRRLVGIVTQSDLVSALYHGRVANLRTLGLSS, translated from the coding sequence GTGCATGTTGTAGAATTGCTAGCAATTTTATGGGTAGCAATCAACGTGACTAAACTGACAGAGTGGATAAAAGGCTTTTCGCCAGAGCCAATTAACATTAATTATACAGAACGCTTGCGCGCTAGTATTGGCGCGTTAATCGGCATACTGATCACCAGTTTGGCGACTTATTTAATCGAAGGCAATACCCAAACGCTGCCATATTTAATCGCGCCAATCGGCGCATCTGCGGTGTTGTTATTTGCAGTACCTTCCAGCCCTTTAGCGCAACCTTGGTCGATTATTGGCGGTAATATTTCTGCTGCGATTATCGGCGTTACGTGTGCATTATGGATTAGCAATATCGCAATTGCGGCTGCATTGGCCGTTGGCATATCTATCGCGGTAATGTTCGCATTGCGCTGTTTGCACCCGCCCAGCGGCGCGGTGGCGCTAACAGCGGTTTTGGGCGGACCAATTATCATCGAGCAAGGTTACGGCTTTGTGCTTTCCCCGGTTGGCATTAATTCCTTATTATTACTAAGCGTCGCGCTTATTTTTAACAACGCCACGCGCAGAGCTTATCCGCATGCAGTCAAATCGGCAGATTCCCATCAAACCAAAGATATTCCGCCAGAAATGCGTTTTGGATTTACGCCAGCCGATTTGGATGAGGTGCTGAAACAATATAATCAAGTGTTGGATGTGAGCCGTGACGATTTGCAAACGTTGTTACAACAGACCGAGATGCACGCTTATCGGCGGCGCTTCGGTGAAATCACTTGTGCGGATATTATGTCGAAAGATGTGATTAGCGTGGAATTTGGTACAGAGCTAGAGCAGGCTTGGGCATTGTTAAGAAAACATAAAATCAAAGCGCTACCAGTGATTGATCGGGCAAAACGCGTGATTGGCATGATTACCCAAATCGATTTTATGGAAAGCGCCAATTTAGAAGTGTATGAGGGATTTGAAGCGAAGCTAAAACGTTTTATTAAAGCCACGACCACGGTGTATTCCGAAAAGCCAGAAGTGGCTGGGCAAATCATGACTTCGCCAGCGACTACAGCCAATATCCATATGCATATTATCGAACTGATTCCATTAATGACGCATAAAGATGTGCATCATCATATTCCGGTGGTGGATGAAGATAGGCGCTTGGTCGGTATCGTTACGCAGTCGGATTTAGTGTCTGCGCTTTATCACGGTCGCGTGGCTAATTTGCGCACGTTGGGCTTGTCTTCATAA